The sequence TGCTGTGCCAGCTgtggtgctttttaaaatgtgcttttatgaATACTTACTTCACTGGAAAGTGCATTTGTCCAAAATGATGTGAAGGCAAGTGTGCAAAAATAGAAATGTTTCTTGAAGTCGTGAACTCAATTCCCCAGAAACTAAAACTGCAGCACCTATGTTGTCATCTATATTGTGTGCATCAGTCACTCCTCTGTGTCCTCCTCCTGGTAGGTGGAAACAGAAACGGCGCTGTAAGGGTCCAGCACCAGCTGGGCACAGCGCACGATGGTCCCCAGCAGGAagaagcagaggaggaagaagaagaagagggcaAAGCCAAGGTCCACGTCCACGTCCAGCCCGGCCGCAGAGACGATCGGAGGGCCCATGGTGCCAGAGCCCACAGGACTCCCCGGGAGCTCTTCTGCTCGTCTTCTTTTCACGTTCTGTCCTCTTCCTACGGCAAGAGGCGAACACAGGTGGCCCGTTTGGCACCTGCGGCCTCCCTTAATA is a genomic window of Kryptolebias marmoratus isolate JLee-2015 linkage group LG16, ASM164957v2, whole genome shotgun sequence containing:
- the LOC119617828 gene encoding cortexin-2-like, which produces MSPNSLLTIKGGRRCQTGHLCSPLAVGRGQNVKRRRAEELPGSPVGSGTMGPPIVSAAGLDVDVDLGFALFFFFLLCFFLLGTIVRCAQLVLDPYSAVSVSTYQEEDTEE